Proteins from a genomic interval of Chanodichthys erythropterus isolate Z2021 chromosome 8, ASM2448905v1, whole genome shotgun sequence:
- the kin gene encoding DNA/RNA-binding protein KIN17 isoform X3, which translates to MGKADFLSPKAIGNRIKAKGLQKLRWYCQMCQKQCRDENGFKCHCMSESHQRQLLLASENPNQFMNYFSEEFKSDFLELLRRRFGTKRVHNNIVYNEYISHREHVHMNSTQWETLTDFTKWLGREGFCKVDETPKGWYIQYIDRDPETIRRQEELEKKKKQDMDDEERSAKFIEEQVRRGREGKEPEEEPVFTELKRKNEEEKIVFNLDVALAGPSKTSNTLGPSALKAAASAKRKESAHSGDSRDKKKKSALDEIIEMEEQKKKSVRSDHWIQENIVVKVITKRLGEKYYKKKAVIREVQNKYTAMVRMIDSGDKLKLDQSHLETVIPAPGKRVLILNGQYKDTEAILEGIDEHKFSATLLLDSGRMKGKTVEGIAYEDFSKLA; encoded by the exons ATGGGGAAAGCAGATTTTCTGAGTCCTAAAGCGATTGGGAACAGAATCAAAGCCAAAGGCCTCCAGAAACTGCGCTGGTACTGCCAGATGTGCCAGAAACAGTGTAGAGATGAA AACGGGTTTAAATGTCACTGCATGTCCGAGTCTCATCAGAGACAGCTCCTGTTAGCTTCAGAGAACCCTAACCAGTTCATGAACTACTTCTCAGA GGAGTTCAAAAGTGATTTCTTAGAGCTGCTCCGAAGACGTTTTG GAACCAAGCGAGTTCACAATAACATTGTGTATAATGAGTACATCAGTCATCGGGAGCATGTTCACATGAACTCTACGCAGTGGGAGACTCTCACAGACTTCACCAAATGGCTTGGGAGAGAAG GTTTTTGCAAAGTGGATGAGACTCCCAAAGGCTGGTACATCCAGTACATTGATCGTGATCCGGAGACAATCCGCAGGCAGGAGGAgctggagaagaagaagaaacagGATATGGACGACGAAGAACGCAGCGCCAAGTTCATCGAAGAACAAGTTCGCCGTGGTCGGGAGGGCAAGGAGCCGGAG GAGGAACCAGTGTTTACCGAACTGAAGCGAAAGAATGAAGAGGAGAAAATAGTTTTTAACTTGGATGTTGCTTTAGCGGGACCCTCTAAAACAAG CAACACTTTGGGTCCTAGTGCCCTCAAAGCTGCAGCCTCCGCAAAAAGGAAAGAGTCTGCCCACAGTGGAGACTCTAGGGACAAGAAAAAGAAATCTGCCCTGGATGAGATAATAGAG ATGGAGGAACAGAAGAAGAAATCTGTAAGATCAGATCACTGGATTCAAGAAAACATTGTAGTGAAAGTCATAACGAAGAGACTAGGAGAGAAGTATTACAAGAAGAAAGCGGTCATTCGG GAGGTGCAGAATAAATACACAGCCATGGTGAGGATGATTGACTCTGGAGACAAACTCAAACTTGACCAGAGTCATTTGGAAACAGTCATTCCAGCTCCTG GTAAGCGAGTTTTGATTCTGAATGGTCAATATAAAGACACGGAAGCCATCCTGGAAGGCATAGATGAGCACAAATTCTCTGCCACACTCCTGTTAGACTCA GGTCGAATGAAAGGAAAGACAGTGGAGGGAATTGCATACGAGGACTTTTCTAAACTGGCCTGA
- the atp5f1c gene encoding ATP synthase subunit gamma, mitochondrial isoform X1 — protein MFARTSAAVFLPQCVSCSGQVRNMATLKDITLRLKSIKNIQKITKSMKMVAAAKYARAERSLKPARVYGTGAMALYEKAEIKAPEDKNKHLIIGVSSDRGLCGAIHSSVAKAMKSEIARLTGAGKEVMVVNVGDKLRGLLYRTHGKHILINCKEVGRKPPTFTDASLIATELLDSGYEFDQGTVVFNRFRSVISYKTDEKPVFSTDAVASSESMGIYDDIDADVLRNYQEFALVNVIYYGLKESTTSEQSARMTAMDNASKNASDIIEKLTLTFNRTRQAVITKELIEIISGAAAL, from the exons ATGTTCGCCAGGACCAGCGCGGCGGTGTTCCTCCCACAATG CGTCTCTTGCAGTGGGCAGGTCAGGAACATGGCTACCTTGAAGGACA TCACCCTTCGGTTGAAATCCATCAAGAACATCCAGAAGATCACCAAGTCAATGAAGATGGTGGCAGCAGCAAAGTATGCTAGAGCTGAGAGATCCCTGAAGCCCGCCCGTGTCTATGGCACCGGCGCTATGG CACTCTATGAGAAGGCTGAGATCAAGGCTCCAGAAGACAAGAATAAGCACTTGATCATCGGGGTGTCATCTGACCGTGGTCTTTGTGGTGCCATCCACAGCAGTGTGGCCAAAGCCATGAAGAGTGAGATCGCCAGGCTCACTGGTGCTGGCAAAGAGGTCATGGTTGTCAATGTGGGTGACAAACTCAGAGGTCTGCTCTACAG GACCCATGGCAAACATATCCTGATCAACTGCAAGGAGGTGGGCCGCAAGCCTCCCACTTTTACTGATGCTTCTCTCATTGCCACAGAGCTGTTGGACTCTGGCTACGAGTTTGACCAGGGAACCGTTGTATTCAACAGATTCAG GTCTGTGATTTCATACAAGACCGATGAGAAACCTGTATTTTCCACTGACGCTGTGGCAAGCTCAG AGAGCATGGGCATCTATGATGACATTGATGCTGATGTGCTGAGGAACTATCAGGAGTTTGCTCTGGTCAACGTCATTTACTATGGGCTGAAGGAGTCCACCACCAGTGAACAGAGCGCCAGGATGACCGCTATGGACAACGCCAGCAAGAATGCTT CTGATATTATTGAAAAGCTGACCCTGACCTTCAACCGAACCCGCCAGGCCGTCATCACCAAGGAGCTCATTGAGATCATTTCTGGAGCTGCTGCTCT ATAA
- the atp5f1c gene encoding ATP synthase subunit gamma, mitochondrial isoform X3 translates to MFARTSAAVFLPQCGQVRNMATLKDITLRLKSIKNIQKITKSMKMVAAAKYARAERSLKPARVYGTGAMALYEKAEIKAPEDKNKHLIIGVSSDRGLCGAIHSSVAKAMKSEIARLTGAGKEVMVVNVGDKLRGLLYRTHGKHILINCKEVGRKPPTFTDASLIATELLDSGYEFDQGTVVFNRFRSVISYKTDEKPVFSTDAVASSESMGIYDDIDADVLRNYQEFALVNVIYYGLKESTTSEQSARMTAMDNASKNASDIIEKLTLTFNRTRQAVITKELIEIISGAAAL, encoded by the exons ATGTTCGCCAGGACCAGCGCGGCGGTGTTCCTCCCACAATG TGGGCAGGTCAGGAACATGGCTACCTTGAAGGACA TCACCCTTCGGTTGAAATCCATCAAGAACATCCAGAAGATCACCAAGTCAATGAAGATGGTGGCAGCAGCAAAGTATGCTAGAGCTGAGAGATCCCTGAAGCCCGCCCGTGTCTATGGCACCGGCGCTATGG CACTCTATGAGAAGGCTGAGATCAAGGCTCCAGAAGACAAGAATAAGCACTTGATCATCGGGGTGTCATCTGACCGTGGTCTTTGTGGTGCCATCCACAGCAGTGTGGCCAAAGCCATGAAGAGTGAGATCGCCAGGCTCACTGGTGCTGGCAAAGAGGTCATGGTTGTCAATGTGGGTGACAAACTCAGAGGTCTGCTCTACAG GACCCATGGCAAACATATCCTGATCAACTGCAAGGAGGTGGGCCGCAAGCCTCCCACTTTTACTGATGCTTCTCTCATTGCCACAGAGCTGTTGGACTCTGGCTACGAGTTTGACCAGGGAACCGTTGTATTCAACAGATTCAG GTCTGTGATTTCATACAAGACCGATGAGAAACCTGTATTTTCCACTGACGCTGTGGCAAGCTCAG AGAGCATGGGCATCTATGATGACATTGATGCTGATGTGCTGAGGAACTATCAGGAGTTTGCTCTGGTCAACGTCATTTACTATGGGCTGAAGGAGTCCACCACCAGTGAACAGAGCGCCAGGATGACCGCTATGGACAACGCCAGCAAGAATGCTT CTGATATTATTGAAAAGCTGACCCTGACCTTCAACCGAACCCGCCAGGCCGTCATCACCAAGGAGCTCATTGAGATCATTTCTGGAGCTGCTGCTCT ATAA
- the kin gene encoding DNA/RNA-binding protein KIN17 isoform X4 — protein sequence MGKADFLSPKAIGNRIKAKGLQKLRWYCQMCQKQCRDENGFKCHCMSESHQRQLLLASENPNQFMNYFSEEFKSDFLELLRRRFGTKRVHNNIVYNEYISHREHVHMNSTQWETLTDFTKWLGREGFCKVDETPKGWYIQYIDRDPETIRRQEELEKKKKQDMDDEERSAKFIEEQVRRGREGKEPEEEPVFTELKRKNEEEKIVFNLDVALAGPSKTSNTLGPSALKAAASAKRKESAHSGDSRDKKKKSALDEIIEMEEQKKKSVRSDHWIQENIVVKVITKRLGEKYYKKKAVIREVQNKYTAMVRMIDSGDKLKLDQSHLETVIPAPENF from the exons ATGGGGAAAGCAGATTTTCTGAGTCCTAAAGCGATTGGGAACAGAATCAAAGCCAAAGGCCTCCAGAAACTGCGCTGGTACTGCCAGATGTGCCAGAAACAGTGTAGAGATGAA AACGGGTTTAAATGTCACTGCATGTCCGAGTCTCATCAGAGACAGCTCCTGTTAGCTTCAGAGAACCCTAACCAGTTCATGAACTACTTCTCAGA GGAGTTCAAAAGTGATTTCTTAGAGCTGCTCCGAAGACGTTTTG GAACCAAGCGAGTTCACAATAACATTGTGTATAATGAGTACATCAGTCATCGGGAGCATGTTCACATGAACTCTACGCAGTGGGAGACTCTCACAGACTTCACCAAATGGCTTGGGAGAGAAG GTTTTTGCAAAGTGGATGAGACTCCCAAAGGCTGGTACATCCAGTACATTGATCGTGATCCGGAGACAATCCGCAGGCAGGAGGAgctggagaagaagaagaaacagGATATGGACGACGAAGAACGCAGCGCCAAGTTCATCGAAGAACAAGTTCGCCGTGGTCGGGAGGGCAAGGAGCCGGAG GAGGAACCAGTGTTTACCGAACTGAAGCGAAAGAATGAAGAGGAGAAAATAGTTTTTAACTTGGATGTTGCTTTAGCGGGACCCTCTAAAACAAG CAACACTTTGGGTCCTAGTGCCCTCAAAGCTGCAGCCTCCGCAAAAAGGAAAGAGTCTGCCCACAGTGGAGACTCTAGGGACAAGAAAAAGAAATCTGCCCTGGATGAGATAATAGAG ATGGAGGAACAGAAGAAGAAATCTGTAAGATCAGATCACTGGATTCAAGAAAACATTGTAGTGAAAGTCATAACGAAGAGACTAGGAGAGAAGTATTACAAGAAGAAAGCGGTCATTCGG GAGGTGCAGAATAAATACACAGCCATGGTGAGGATGATTGACTCTGGAGACAAACTCAAACTTGACCAGAGTCATTTGGAAACAGTCATTCCAGCTCCTG AGAATTTTTGA
- the atp5f1c gene encoding ATP synthase subunit gamma, mitochondrial isoform X2, whose amino-acid sequence MFARTSAAVFLPQCVSCSGQVRNMATLKDITLRLKSIKNIQKITKSMKMVAAAKYARAERSLKPARVYGTGAMALYEKAEIKAPEDKNKHLIIGVSSDRGLCGAIHSSVAKAMKSEIARLTGAGKEVMVVNVGDKLRGLLYRTHGKHILINCKEVGRKPPTFTDASLIATELLDSGYEFDQGTVVFNRFRSVISYKTDEKPVFSTDAVASSESMGIYDDIDADVLRNYQEFALVNVIYYGLKESTTSEQSARMTAMDNASKNASDIIEKLTLTFNRTRQAVITKELIEIISGAAAL is encoded by the exons ATGTTCGCCAGGACCAGCGCGGCGGTGTTCCTCCCACAATG CGTCTCTTGCAGTGGGCAGGTCAGGAACATGGCTACCTTGAAGGACA TCACCCTTCGGTTGAAATCCATCAAGAACATCCAGAAGATCACCAAGTCAATGAAGATGGTGGCAGCAGCAAAGTATGCTAGAGCTGAGAGATCCCTGAAGCCCGCCCGTGTCTATGGCACCGGCGCTATGG CACTCTATGAGAAGGCTGAGATCAAGGCTCCAGAAGACAAGAATAAGCACTTGATCATCGGGGTGTCATCTGACCGTGGTCTTTGTGGTGCCATCCACAGCAGTGTGGCCAAAGCCATGAAGAGTGAGATCGCCAGGCTCACTGGTGCTGGCAAAGAGGTCATGGTTGTCAATGTGGGTGACAAACTCAGAGGTCTGCTCTACAG GACCCATGGCAAACATATCCTGATCAACTGCAAGGAGGTGGGCCGCAAGCCTCCCACTTTTACTGATGCTTCTCTCATTGCCACAGAGCTGTTGGACTCTGGCTACGAGTTTGACCAGGGAACCGTTGTATTCAACAGATTCAG GTCTGTGATTTCATACAAGACCGATGAGAAACCTGTATTTTCCACTGACGCTGTGGCAAGCTCAG AGAGCATGGGCATCTATGATGACATTGATGCTGATGTGCTGAGGAACTATCAGGAGTTTGCTCTGGTCAACGTCATTTACTATGGGCTGAAGGAGTCCACCACCAGTGAACAGAGCGCCAGGATGACCGCTATGGACAACGCCAGCAAGAATGCTT CTGATATTATTGAAAAGCTGACCCTGACCTTCAACCGAACCCGCCAGGCCGTCATCACCAAGGAGCTCATTGAGATCATTTCTGGAGCTGCTGCTCTGTaa
- the kin gene encoding DNA/RNA-binding protein KIN17 isoform X1 gives MGKADFLSPKAIGNRIKAKGLQKLRWYCQMCQKQCRDENGFKCHCMSESHQRQLLLASENPNQFMNYFSEEFKSDFLELLRRRFGTKRVHNNIVYNEYISHREHVHMNSTQWETLTDFTKWLGREGFCKVDETPKGWYIQYIDRDPETIRRQEELEKKKKQDMDDEERSAKFIEEQVRRGREGKEPEEEPVFTELKRKNEEEKIVFNLDVALAGPSKTSNTLGPSALKAAASAKRKESAHSGDSRDKKKKSALDEIIEMEEQKKKSVRSDHWIQENIVVKVITKRLGEKYYKKKAVIREVQNKYTAMVRMIDSGDKLKLDQSHLETVIPAPGTALLLLNMLLLSLKVKDYLLTLLFFHPMDHKQRIFEEALNLISLSVSGKRVLILNGQYKDTEAILEGIDEHKFSATLLLDSGRMKGKTVEGIAYEDFSKLA, from the exons ATGGGGAAAGCAGATTTTCTGAGTCCTAAAGCGATTGGGAACAGAATCAAAGCCAAAGGCCTCCAGAAACTGCGCTGGTACTGCCAGATGTGCCAGAAACAGTGTAGAGATGAA AACGGGTTTAAATGTCACTGCATGTCCGAGTCTCATCAGAGACAGCTCCTGTTAGCTTCAGAGAACCCTAACCAGTTCATGAACTACTTCTCAGA GGAGTTCAAAAGTGATTTCTTAGAGCTGCTCCGAAGACGTTTTG GAACCAAGCGAGTTCACAATAACATTGTGTATAATGAGTACATCAGTCATCGGGAGCATGTTCACATGAACTCTACGCAGTGGGAGACTCTCACAGACTTCACCAAATGGCTTGGGAGAGAAG GTTTTTGCAAAGTGGATGAGACTCCCAAAGGCTGGTACATCCAGTACATTGATCGTGATCCGGAGACAATCCGCAGGCAGGAGGAgctggagaagaagaagaaacagGATATGGACGACGAAGAACGCAGCGCCAAGTTCATCGAAGAACAAGTTCGCCGTGGTCGGGAGGGCAAGGAGCCGGAG GAGGAACCAGTGTTTACCGAACTGAAGCGAAAGAATGAAGAGGAGAAAATAGTTTTTAACTTGGATGTTGCTTTAGCGGGACCCTCTAAAACAAG CAACACTTTGGGTCCTAGTGCCCTCAAAGCTGCAGCCTCCGCAAAAAGGAAAGAGTCTGCCCACAGTGGAGACTCTAGGGACAAGAAAAAGAAATCTGCCCTGGATGAGATAATAGAG ATGGAGGAACAGAAGAAGAAATCTGTAAGATCAGATCACTGGATTCAAGAAAACATTGTAGTGAAAGTCATAACGAAGAGACTAGGAGAGAAGTATTACAAGAAGAAAGCGGTCATTCGG GAGGTGCAGAATAAATACACAGCCATGGTGAGGATGATTGACTCTGGAGACAAACTCAAACTTGACCAGAGTCATTTGGAAACAGTCATTCCAGCTCCTGGTACTGCATTACTGTTGTTAAACATGCTACTTCTTTCGCTTAAAGTTAaagattatttactcaccctgttATTTTTTCACCCCATGGACCACAAACAGAGAATTTTTGAAGAGGCTCTCAATCtaatctctctttctgtctcagGTAAGCGAGTTTTGATTCTGAATGGTCAATATAAAGACACGGAAGCCATCCTGGAAGGCATAGATGAGCACAAATTCTCTGCCACACTCCTGTTAGACTCA GGTCGAATGAAAGGAAAGACAGTGGAGGGAATTGCATACGAGGACTTTTCTAAACTGGCCTGA
- the kin gene encoding DNA/RNA-binding protein KIN17 isoform X2 gives MGKADFLSPKAIGNRIKAKGLQKLRWYCQMCQKQCRDENGFKCHCMSESHQRQLLLASENPNQFMNYFSEEFKSDFLELLRRRFGTKRVHNNIVYNEYISHREHVHMNSTQWETLTDFTKWLGREGFCKVDETPKGWYIQYIDRDPETIRRQEELEKKKKQDMDDEERSAKFIEEQVRRGREGKEPEEEPVFTELKRKNEEEKIVFNLDVALAGPSKTSNTLGPSALKAAASAKRKESAHSGDSRDKKKKSALDEIIEMEEQKKKSVRSDHWIQENIVVKVITKRLGEKYYKKKAVIREVQNKYTAMVRMIDSGDKLKLDQSHLETVIPAPGTALLLLNMLLLSLKVKDYLLTLLFFHPMDHKQRIFEEALNLISLSVSGSNERKDSGGNCIRGLF, from the exons ATGGGGAAAGCAGATTTTCTGAGTCCTAAAGCGATTGGGAACAGAATCAAAGCCAAAGGCCTCCAGAAACTGCGCTGGTACTGCCAGATGTGCCAGAAACAGTGTAGAGATGAA AACGGGTTTAAATGTCACTGCATGTCCGAGTCTCATCAGAGACAGCTCCTGTTAGCTTCAGAGAACCCTAACCAGTTCATGAACTACTTCTCAGA GGAGTTCAAAAGTGATTTCTTAGAGCTGCTCCGAAGACGTTTTG GAACCAAGCGAGTTCACAATAACATTGTGTATAATGAGTACATCAGTCATCGGGAGCATGTTCACATGAACTCTACGCAGTGGGAGACTCTCACAGACTTCACCAAATGGCTTGGGAGAGAAG GTTTTTGCAAAGTGGATGAGACTCCCAAAGGCTGGTACATCCAGTACATTGATCGTGATCCGGAGACAATCCGCAGGCAGGAGGAgctggagaagaagaagaaacagGATATGGACGACGAAGAACGCAGCGCCAAGTTCATCGAAGAACAAGTTCGCCGTGGTCGGGAGGGCAAGGAGCCGGAG GAGGAACCAGTGTTTACCGAACTGAAGCGAAAGAATGAAGAGGAGAAAATAGTTTTTAACTTGGATGTTGCTTTAGCGGGACCCTCTAAAACAAG CAACACTTTGGGTCCTAGTGCCCTCAAAGCTGCAGCCTCCGCAAAAAGGAAAGAGTCTGCCCACAGTGGAGACTCTAGGGACAAGAAAAAGAAATCTGCCCTGGATGAGATAATAGAG ATGGAGGAACAGAAGAAGAAATCTGTAAGATCAGATCACTGGATTCAAGAAAACATTGTAGTGAAAGTCATAACGAAGAGACTAGGAGAGAAGTATTACAAGAAGAAAGCGGTCATTCGG GAGGTGCAGAATAAATACACAGCCATGGTGAGGATGATTGACTCTGGAGACAAACTCAAACTTGACCAGAGTCATTTGGAAACAGTCATTCCAGCTCCTGGTACTGCATTACTGTTGTTAAACATGCTACTTCTTTCGCTTAAAGTTAaagattatttactcaccctgttATTTTTTCACCCCATGGACCACAAACAGAGAATTTTTGAAGAGGCTCTCAATCtaatctctctttctgtctcag GGTCGAATGAAAGGAAAGACAGTGGAGGGAATTGCATACGAGGACTTTTCTAA
- the atp5f1c gene encoding ATP synthase subunit gamma, mitochondrial isoform X4: protein MFARTSAAVFLPQCGQVRNMATLKDITLRLKSIKNIQKITKSMKMVAAAKYARAERSLKPARVYGTGAMALYEKAEIKAPEDKNKHLIIGVSSDRGLCGAIHSSVAKAMKSEIARLTGAGKEVMVVNVGDKLRGLLYRTHGKHILINCKEVGRKPPTFTDASLIATELLDSGYEFDQGTVVFNRFRSVISYKTDEKPVFSTDAVASSESMGIYDDIDADVLRNYQEFALVNVIYYGLKESTTSEQSARMTAMDNASKNASDIIEKLTLTFNRTRQAVITKELIEIISGAAAL, encoded by the exons ATGTTCGCCAGGACCAGCGCGGCGGTGTTCCTCCCACAATG TGGGCAGGTCAGGAACATGGCTACCTTGAAGGACA TCACCCTTCGGTTGAAATCCATCAAGAACATCCAGAAGATCACCAAGTCAATGAAGATGGTGGCAGCAGCAAAGTATGCTAGAGCTGAGAGATCCCTGAAGCCCGCCCGTGTCTATGGCACCGGCGCTATGG CACTCTATGAGAAGGCTGAGATCAAGGCTCCAGAAGACAAGAATAAGCACTTGATCATCGGGGTGTCATCTGACCGTGGTCTTTGTGGTGCCATCCACAGCAGTGTGGCCAAAGCCATGAAGAGTGAGATCGCCAGGCTCACTGGTGCTGGCAAAGAGGTCATGGTTGTCAATGTGGGTGACAAACTCAGAGGTCTGCTCTACAG GACCCATGGCAAACATATCCTGATCAACTGCAAGGAGGTGGGCCGCAAGCCTCCCACTTTTACTGATGCTTCTCTCATTGCCACAGAGCTGTTGGACTCTGGCTACGAGTTTGACCAGGGAACCGTTGTATTCAACAGATTCAG GTCTGTGATTTCATACAAGACCGATGAGAAACCTGTATTTTCCACTGACGCTGTGGCAAGCTCAG AGAGCATGGGCATCTATGATGACATTGATGCTGATGTGCTGAGGAACTATCAGGAGTTTGCTCTGGTCAACGTCATTTACTATGGGCTGAAGGAGTCCACCACCAGTGAACAGAGCGCCAGGATGACCGCTATGGACAACGCCAGCAAGAATGCTT CTGATATTATTGAAAAGCTGACCCTGACCTTCAACCGAACCCGCCAGGCCGTCATCACCAAGGAGCTCATTGAGATCATTTCTGGAGCTGCTGCTCTGTaa